The DNA region CTCCAAACTTAGCACACTTCTTCTTGGGTTTTGACGTAAGAAAACCAATTAGTAAAAGTAGCCTCCAAGATCCAGGTGAGAAAAATGAAAAGagattttttatgaatttctgtTATGTTTAACTAACTCAAAATCATTGTAAATCTTCTATCATTGTACATACAGATTCTGTGACAATACTGTGAGTTCTTTCAACAGACTGCAAGCgatatgaaatatgaaattaattgtATTCATTACATTCACACAGGTGTTTTAGGGTCACCGAGAACCTGTCTGCATGCAATCCTAAGCATACTGGAGAAGGGTACTGGCAAAGGCTCAGGGTTAATCTCTATACATACAATGCCAAAACTAGCAGAACATTGTTATCAGATGGTGTACCAATTATGTTCCAATAGTGAGACATCAATTTCAATCATGCGCTATTTGGGAATGACGCATAATTTCTTTTACCGTCATCTTAAACATGTTCCTTTTGTGAACAGAATTGGACGTaagtaataatgttttttttttgtggaaaactataaattttgattattttcaatttaactTTAATTGTTAggtatatacaaataatgaatatttatgagtagaattatgaaaatatttcatgttttgaaAGATTGTTCTATTAAACATGGTGGAGCTCAGTTAaataaaggtaaaggtaaagaTCTACCAGACCaatctttatattttttacgatcacttaatattgttttaaacagAAAACACAAATGAGAAATTGCTACTAAACCAGCAAGCATGGTTACTTAAATCTGTAGCTGTAGAAATACGTCTGACTTCAGTAAATAGACAACGCTCTTACACACAAAGACTTCTTAAGTTATTATTAGAAGATGTACCATCAACTGTAGTAGACCGAGGTAAGATTCAAAACTAATTTATATCTtggttttatcaatgtttgtACATTAAGCATGTGTTATGTAATATTTCTTAATTGTTTGCTCCAATATAGATGACAATGATGCCGAAGTATATGGTGAAACTAACCAATCAATTATGGAGACTACATCTGGACAGCAAGTTGGACCAAACATTTTAGGTATCTAGTAGCatcatttaactttttatcatatttgttgtatattaaaatttaccattttgatcaacagaatgaaaaaaaatgaataaataaaacattatcgGATATTTCTAAAGCAAAATAAATTCCTTAAAATGatggtaaaacattttaatttctaaCTTTGTTTATTTCTAATTTTGTCACAGGTATACAAGTAAGACGAAGAATTTTGCAGATTTTAGACAGTATTGATCTTACTCAGACTTACCCAGGAAATGTTCAGCTAGACTTACTTGAACCTTCCGTCACAGAGCAGTTGATTAAAGCGTGTGAACAACAGATGGATAATGGTATGACACTCTGTAACATACATGCTTTACATAGGGAGTTGATCGGTAGGTTGAATGCACAACAAGGTCCAGCTATTGTGGGAAATAGACCTCGAATTTTACAGGTATGAcaattattcttaatttttccattttatcatatttttaatgttttatatacgtGACAAGCAAGACAATTTTCAAGCCAGAGTGcttgactaaataaaataattgaattggaTATTCTGATTAGCCGTTTTGTTTGATCTGAAACTTGCCacataaataaaaagaattaaattgttttaaaaacatttctatataagtattttatatatattatatttttttaagcaaaatcatattgtgtatatttatgcaaattttggaaaaaaaacccACATTCTTAGccactgtttttttttacaaataggAAATACAAGAAATATTGAAGAACGTAGTTGAATGCAATCAATCAAAGGAGATGGCTGGTGCTAAACGTCACGCTCTTGATGCTTGGCGACAAGTTGTAGAGATCTTGTTTGCTTCTTGTTCTCAAGACTTACTTCCTCTAGATATCAGAGAAACTATTCTGTTGGATTTGATTCAAGAACTACTCACTAAGGTGAACATTATTTCTcaattaatttttacaattcTAAACGatttttttaacagtatttgtaaaagtattttaacatataaatagtattttaacattgcctTTTTGCAATTTGATGCCATGCAAAACAATTTTCCATTTTGAAGTGCACCAATAAAATTTCTTTGTGAAAATGGTAAAGGCatgtataaaatgaaatatatttggATTTCAGGTCACTGATGATGCTACAGTACCTGAACTTACAGCTCCAGTATCTGGCATCCTTATAACACTAATGACAAATTTACTGCAGTGTGTTGTAGTAGATCAGTCTAAAGCTATCCCAGAACAGCTATCTACACAATATGTTCACATGTTAGATGGGTCAGTTATTCATGGTAGTGGAACATCATTTGGAGGATCTGGAGTCATATCTGCTGCTGTTCTCACAGAAATTCTAAGAAAATTCCTTACATTTTTAGTTCAGTCAAGTAAGCATCTTACTATTTGGCATTGTGGCACTGGAACTCATCAGTAGTCACAATATCAAGATTTctcttaagccctgtctacactattaaactttatgtgatgtgcccatatatggacatgatgatgtcacatcactacaatatttgggcatattaccagcatttgggcacatcacacaatttttgtcaaactagtttgatagtgtagacagagatttatgGCCCCAAACCAGTGTCACAACCTGAACTCTATAGTACCCTTTTACACTATCGACTGAGAGAGGAACACGAGTTGAACTCGGAGGCAATTTCCATTTACACTAGCCAAAAAAACTGCGAGATAAACTCGAGTTGCGCCCATTTACACTACATCGATCACCCCGGTGCTGTCAATCAAATCACTATTGCAAGCGCACACGTGGAACTTAACTGACTATTGTTTAAACGTTTAAACACTGGAACATATCGACAAAtctcataaaaacataataatctgaatttacacacaatttatttaattttgaatgtaTAGTCCAGTGTAATATTTTCTTTGTAGCTATTaagattatcatttattattttaaaaattagggcctaacaattatttttctttttaaaatgactgcATTTCCGCCTTGTAGACTGTACGTACATTAAATAGGCTTTAAATTGTTAGGTTGGCATAAAAATAGTGTAGGTATggtaagtatttaaaataaaaatgtattttttaattagcATAACAATGTATCAATGAAGGAAAATTATTATATGGTACTTTTTTAGTTCCTAAAAAAGATATCATTTTCATCCATTGAGACatcagtattatatatattttccccCTTTTCAATAATTAGGCCAACATAAAATCGGTCAGGGTAGAGTTAcatcaatattacattattttaggcTTTCTGGTAAGGTAGAATGCACAcgaacaatttcaatattttcagcAGAAAAGAAAACTCACAAATTTGTTTGTGCCTTTAAAAGAAACTTAACGAACAGCACAATATATTgtacaattattattgtaagcaaaaaaatatattgtttgtatttctgTGACAACATGTTACATTTTCACGTCAATGACCTTTAACAGCTCGGTGTTGAACCACAAAAACCGTTTACACTTTGTGTATCCGGTGTAGATTCGACTACACCGGAGAAGGTACATCGGAAAACATTCAGCTTCGTTTCACCCCGGGGAGAGCACACCGGGGTGGTTGGATTTTCCCATTTACACCAGTCAATAAAAATCACAACACCGGTGTTTAACGGCCCGGTGTACTAACAACCGCGGGGTTACACCGCTGTTACGGTGATAGTGTAAAAGGGGTATAGGAAACAATTCATTTTAGAGTTCCTTGTGAAAGTTATTGAGTaatgtatttgtttataatttgtatacagGTGCTGGTCatgtatttgtttataatttgtatacagGTGCTGGTCAACTACGTGTCCGTAGCAACCTTTATGGTGCATTGATGAACTTTTTACAAATGCCAAAAAAAGTTAATGAGATTCCAACTTTAAAAGGCCGTAACGTGCTTGATTCGTGTATGTTGTCAGAGTATGAAAAGATGACAACAGCAAGTCTAGTAGTAATCAATGAATTTGGTGATAGTTTTATGGAGTTGGTGTGTAGAGACGCTTGTGATGGGCATGATGTTGGAAGGGTACAGTATTATAACATTGTTTTTAGATAAATCCAATTTAATAGTCGATTatgtaattttgaaaataactagcagtaaaaatgtttaaaactttttcttaGATGTTAGCATTGTCGCTGATGGATTGTATTCTATCAACTGACAAGCAGAATAGATGGCTTCACTTTCTTAACTCAAAGGGATATCTGAGACACATAATAGAAAGTCTGGTACAAGAAGACCAGTCACTGCAGGATATGTTGAGACCAACGCCAGAACCACTGCGTGCACTCTACATTTATGAATCCAAAATGGTAAGTAAACCAAATTAATATTCAATCAATATCAAGTGATTTTTGCTCGTCCACATGTAAAccaattattttgtttcatcCAATATTTCTTTAGTCACTTCTGACACGTATTGGTGAAACTACAAATGGAGCTGAGGTGCTCCTGCAACAAGGAATTATGGGAAGGCTATCTGAGTGTCAGTTTCTCGAATTACGACCGGAAAGAGACATAACCAGGTTGGTTGGTtgactttttgttttttttgtactgAAACTGATCTTTAATATATTCCAGGAATCACTATTACATTTCTGTATATAGTTCTTTACATTAAACCATCCACATGTGCGACGTTTCGACTTGTTATACAGgtagttaatataaaaaccagttgaaaacatttttcaaagCTATTACCTCTGTTGAAATAGGTTTTTCTTCATTTTGCGTATTATTGTCATGTACAGGAGAGGTGATGGTGCAGGAGACATTGTTAAGTCTGATGCCTTTATTCCTACTGTATTGCACCGGTACAGACAGCTTTTGTTTCCTGTTCTCAAACTGTGTATTGCTATCATGACCTCTCTTGGGGGTCAACATAAAGAAGCCACAAATCaggtaaataaaacaatagtaTTTGTACagttgtatttttgtgagggtcccaaatgatcaccatcggctggatggaccctaatgatcagcttcggctggatggaccctaatgatcagcttcagcTGGATGGACCCAAATGATCAGCTTTAGCTGGATGGTCGCAAATGATCACCTTCGGCTGGATGGTCCGTAATGATCaccttcggctggatggaccctAATGATCAGTTTTAGCTGGATGGACCCTAATGATCAGTTTTAGCTGGATGgaccctaatgatcagctttaGCTGGATGGAcactaatgatcagcttcggctggatgaaCCACCcctgtaaaatattgttgaaataaaataaataaataaaaagaaagaagaaacatttcaatttaattatgtGGACATTTAGAGAAACATTTGTTTTCACTCTCGGCTGCTTACTGGAGTTAGTTACatcaattttgtattttaaatgattaGATTCTACGTTTTGTGTTCTCTCACTCTGAACTGTTTACCGCAATCCTCCGTGATCATCCATCTCATATAAGTGTGGAAGCTTTTCAAGAATTATCATTAACTACTGCAGTAATCTGCAGAACAGCAGCAGATGGTAAGACCTCATAATAAGGATATTTGATAGATTGTATTGGTTGTTTGTTCACAAAGTTTGCTACAGGTTAACGCTTTTGGAATGTGATTTTGCATATAATTACAGAATTTAAAAAGCATATATTTGCAATAAATgatgcaaaatataaataatatttatatattaaaaatggATTTTGAAAATgagttttatttgtttacaaatatatttttgtgtgtgtAGTTGATTACTATGGTGGTTCACCTTATGATGCTATTGGCCAATCACAGCTTGTTATTCAAGGGCATTTAAGTAGAATACAGAGACAGATATTGGCATTAGTGCCGCGATATTGTATCCATGATCACTGGAATAAACGACTTAAATTAGCAAGTGAAAATGAAATTAAGGAAGAAGACAAAGAAAAGATACGCCTTTCACTACTTGAGGTCAATTCAAATATCATTGCTTACTGTAGATCAGAGGTTTCTAGTACAGGTaggttttatttctttaaatgttGCTGTTTTACTTATTGTTATTGTGCAACtgttaaaacaataattgtttttaaataaaaagaattcatttttttattaattcataaatGTAACTATTATTCAGGTTCAACTGGACAGTCCTGTAATGTTCTTTTTACACCTAGTTTATCTGAAGCATTGACAAGAAATTATCATCAAGTTACAGGTATCattttagaacattttttgtgaaaaatcattaattttaatttagtaatataaattattgttaattattatttgttaattattttatttgactTAGAAATACCAATGGCATCCTTAAGTGCAACCAAACCTCCAAGTCTTGGTCTAATTGTACGACATTTGCAACAGGTGGCAAACACATTCTTACCATCATTTGACTCTCACCAACAATTAGTTCATAAGCTGTCAAACATTTCAGAATTATCTGCTGAAGAACTAAAAGAGGTAATATGTTTAAGGTTATTATACTATAACCAACTTCAATACCTATTATACTTTATTAAGGTACAGATATTgtatattgaattttttttaacgcGCATTGAgcagtggtatgtgcgctatataaatccatattattattattgtattgttaatacCTACAATGTAGATTTTTATAacataaaatgtgtatttattcTTCAAATTAGTTTATTAAACCAGTTTTGACAGACAGAATTGAGAAATTATCAACAAGTTATAGACAACAAGTAGCATGTGAACAAATTGCTCAGATGATCTGTATGAAAGCCAAGGAACTTGCTCTTAAATACTGTATCCTTATCAAACTCAAACGTTATTCACTTTACTTTTTATTCAAAATTctcataaaaacaaatacaaacataCGGAAACAAATACAAGACAACATCAACCACAAATGTCTGAGGTATTGATTGTATAAAAATTAGTTGgaactttattttatgtttttctatTCCTGAACACTCTAAAAAGATATTTTGGAGAATTGTCTTTTTCTGATTTGGCGCCATCTAGAGTTTTATTTCATTCACTGCCAGCCAACTGACCTGAACAATTCCTTGTTACCACCGCTAATGTCAAGAACTCATCAAGCGAGGGATCTTGCTGGTAAGTTAACAAAATCTTTAGAATTTATATCATTTTGCTACCTGTGACCACTCAGTTAATATCTgaacaatattgttttttagACCCATTTAACTTGGATAGAAGTGGCATTGACGATGGAAGTGAGCCATTGACTGGAAATCAAACCAAGTCTATCTCTAAAGCCGATATTCAACAAGTAAgctttaatatacagtatatatgataaattaatattcaCAAACACTAGACATTTCTTTCCAATCATTTCTCTAAACCTTATTACATTCttattcattcatattaatGGAAACTCACAACCACTATCATGTTTACCAttagttaagctctgtctacactatcaaactttgtgtgaaaacaaaattgatgtgcccatatatggctatgatgatgtcatatcactaccatatttgggcacatcacacttgacttgttttgtcaaactagtttgatagtgtagacagagctttaaacaaaaGCACAAAAAACATAGTAATATTTAAACAGCCTACATCTTCAGTGTTAATCTATTTcaataatcatttattattaataccagtattactactgtattaccactttaaatttgtttagtATTGTATTTGAAAATGACAATTTCCTTTGTTTTTACAGCTAAAAGAAGAAGCGCTGAACTGCCTTACTGAGTCAGTTCTTCAGAAATTCCGAGACATTGAAACCCAATATGGCAAGACTGTGTCACGGTACAGCTTTGTATCTGTCCTTGCCCGTCGAATCCGTAGACTTCTCACAATTGGAATTCAAACAGATATTCCTATTCGATAAAATGTTGCTACCCtttttgtacaattattttttgCTTGTTTTTGGCCCTGACATTGTTAATGAAGTTGAAGTCAACTGAATGTTCACATTTTGTTCATACTCAATGAATATTTTAAAGCGGAAATTGTAGCTTTTGCCTGTACAGTAATTATACCAGTAGTGTATTGATATGGTTTTAATAT from Antedon mediterranea chromosome 2, ecAntMedi1.1, whole genome shotgun sequence includes:
- the LOC140041140 gene encoding nuclear pore complex protein Nup205-like codes for the protein MAANNSVAVNLVARQWSPYKDLYHIVDAAITQKTPDSYYDLELALRKYKPDLISLLKNPAKNSQHREKVKKAKEDGIVIEGQPGTRTLPEEFIKESLIISDLFDLNEYSAVELLLAGEQQQPHYPGLPRGLVAVLLYYDGRRSIVNALHLLIQSCKGRTWTLELDEELMSLTTNFTNELVNNGLVDKILFLLLEFLPDKEIEKLAKQRAIGGFKHRHQVMELLKEIRSSLADCLFSLACQSPFNKSNSMALINFMKKNACLNAEGILDDVSITLLTTFMYCAYINVSDSAGQSQSDMLKSLPCIADTSYIADIQQLLLSDDAWVVYGVKSVFQFVWAVMLRNIAQHYDSQSLQEHIEADEMLIDLALEGNVFKFLLETINKKKNFHESEFRIRRFHTLVTDFIVQMPLKIKELRNRGDEAARILFAHAQEGLEPPVNLPRHFEHFMRLISVLYSKDDLNLELAVEYWCPSEQSLSPSRSSYATSYRHRPSNRQVSLFKFIRMAGDLLPPSLYVPYIAMLSGLATGPLCAHHCFNLLKVNGLSGGGSVTSVSWDHFFQSLSRYYSNLRQETGAHHVGGQRQILGRGITPQELDGLVTVLKLIQTVAEWDEEARIGLCENQAWLPIVLLFGIITCSVPPLLKAECLKALSTFAKTPELAANLWQALENSQILPTLDIGSSGRSGIPLDLEIVESRNEEFPMTIGFLEFMSCLVQIPIPNTLGAGLRAPGFDPYLEFLRDQVFLKFHTRAYRDTKEKWEVASRCLQIFHKLLFDHNASIEDFMDQILDIQGGGQTVANKPAGHHLIVQMFKDTHLLKLILYIIHEACEVFDQYKTFPGSVHLESAALYCLKMIDIAIEKQAEFFGLVRSQSLGAMVTPMDQLLMSINPKTGKADHLVDIAKFVSHATAYPEHALIAVKVLFSVVKTSNIQSEIVGLFSVNEVVGKELIIGFVDCLETDEPEEEEGELALQDIENQDIVNIRNATRLVILRLLLFSLGQPAPNLAHFFLGFDVRKPISKSSLQDPGVLGSPRTCLHAILSILEKGTGKGSGLISIHTMPKLAEHCYQMVYQLCSNSETSISIMRYLGMTHNFFYRHLKHVPFVNRIGQNTNEKLLLNQQAWLLKSVAVEIRLTSVNRQRSYTQRLLKLLLEDVPSTVVDRDDNDAEVYGETNQSIMETTSGQQVGPNILGIQVRRRILQILDSIDLTQTYPGNVQLDLLEPSVTEQLIKACEQQMDNGMTLCNIHALHRELIGRLNAQQGPAIVGNRPRILQEIQEILKNVVECNQSKEMAGAKRHALDAWRQVVEILFASCSQDLLPLDIRETILLDLIQELLTKVTDDATVPELTAPVSGILITLMTNLLQCVVVDQSKAIPEQLSTQYVHMLDGSVIHGSGTSFGGSGVISAAVLTEILRKFLTFLVQSSAGQLRVRSNLYGALMNFLQMPKKVNEIPTLKGRNVLDSCMLSEYEKMTTASLVVINEFGDSFMELVCRDACDGHDVGRMLALSLMDCILSTDKQNRWLHFLNSKGYLRHIIESLVQEDQSLQDMLRPTPEPLRALYIYESKMSLLTRIGETTNGAEVLLQQGIMGRLSECQFLELRPERDITRRGDGAGDIVKSDAFIPTVLHRYRQLLFPVLKLCIAIMTSLGGQHKEATNQILRFVFSHSELFTAILRDHPSHISVEAFQELSLTTAVICRTAADVDYYGGSPYDAIGQSQLVIQGHLSRIQRQILALVPRYCIHDHWNKRLKLASENEIKEEDKEKIRLSLLEVNSNIIAYCRSEVSSTGSTGQSCNVLFTPSLSEALTRNYHQVTEIPMASLSATKPPSLGLIVRHLQQVANTFLPSFDSHQQLVHKLSNISELSAEELKEFIKPVLTDRIEKLSTSYRQQVACEQIAQMICMKAKELALKYYILENCLFLIWRHLEFYFIHCQPTDLNNSLLPPLMSRTHQARDLADPFNLDRSGIDDGSEPLTGNQTKSISKADIQQLKEEALNCLTESVLQKFRDIETQYGKTVSRYSFVSVLARRIRRLLTIGIQTDIPIR